A genomic window from Pyxicephalus adspersus chromosome 2, UCB_Pads_2.0, whole genome shotgun sequence includes:
- the LOC140322249 gene encoding olfactory receptor 5P81-like: MCEFNQTQVTQIKLLGFRGLYKFRILLFIGFLLTYIMILSGNMLIMVLVSVVDQLKIPMFFFLKHLATSDVLLTTSVLPMTLEVIIKDERQLPLVGCITQLYCFGICSYLQCFLIATMSYDRYLAICNPLRYPSLMNTHVCLQVIIWLCVFVFILLSSEMIVVYRLNYCGPNFIDHFFCDFGPIVDLSTSDTSALMLQDFFISIITIFLPFAFIIITYICILVTILKISSAYGRKKAFSTCSSHLTLVGAFYGALIIVYMTPSDDSSSYINKYRSLLYVVVSPLINPIIYSLRNHEIKTALQKTFTNFNYFVQK; the protein is encoded by the coding sequence ATGTGTGAGTTCAACCAGACTCAAGTCACTCAAATAAAACTACTTGGATTTCGAGGTCTTTACAAATTTAGAATTCTGCTGTTTATTGGTTTTCTTCTAACATATATAATGATATTAAGTGGAAATATGTTAATAATGGTTTTAGTATCAGTTGTTGATCAGCTTAAAAttccaatgtttttctttctgaagCATTTGGCTACATCCGATGTCCTACTCACCACCAGTGTGCTGCCCATGACACTGGAGGTCATCATCAAAGATGAAAGACAATTACCATTAGTTGGTTGTATTACTCAGCTTTATTGTTTTGGTATTTGCAgttatttgcaatgttttctcATTGCCACCATGTCCTATGATCGGTATTTAGCTATCTGCAATCCATTACGTTATCCATCACTCATGAATACTCATGTTTGTCTCCAAGTGATCATCTGgttatgtgtatttgtttttattttactatcaaGTGAAATGATTGTGGTATACAGATTAAATTATTGTGGCCCGAATTTTATAGACCATTTCTTCTGTGATTTTGGACCAATTGTTGATTTGTCCACCTCAGACACTTCTGCTTTGATGCtccaagatttttttatttcaatcatcaccatatttttgccatttgcttttattattataacatacaTCTGCATCTTAGTCACCATTCTTAAGATATCTTCTGCTTACGGACGTAAGAAAGCTTTCTCCACTTGCAGTTCCCACTTGACCTTGGTTGGGGCTTTCTATGGGGCCTTGATCATCGTCTACATGACACCATCTGACGATAGCTCAAGCTACATAAACAAGTACAGATCATTGTTGTACGTTGTGGTGTCTCCGCTAATAAATCCAATCATATACAGCTTAAGAAACCACGAGATCAAGACAGCTCTGCAAAAAACTTTTACtaactttaattattttgtcCAGAAATAA
- the LOC140322250 gene encoding olfactory receptor 5P81-like, giving the protein MCEFNQTQVTQIKLLGFQGLYKFRILLFIGFLLTYIMILSGNILLIVLVSVVDQLKIPMFFFLKHLATSDVVLTTSVLPITLEVIIKDERQLPLVGCITQLYCFGICSYFQCFLIAIMSYDRYLAICNPLRYPSLMNSQICLQVIIGLYVFVFILVSSEIIVIYRLNYCGLNYIDHFFCDLGPVVELSTSDISGLMLQDFISSSIAIFLPFAFINTTYIWILATILKISSAYGRRKAFSTCSTHMATVCTFYGTLIVVYIAPSDESSSYMNKYRSLLYIVVSPLFNPIIYSLRNNEIRRVLHKTLVNFRTFAWK; this is encoded by the coding sequence ATGTGTGAGTTCAACCAGACTCAGGTCACACAAATAAAACTACTTGGTTTTCAAGGTCTTTATAAATTTAGAATTCTGCTGTTTATTGGTTTTCTTCTAACATATATAATGATATTaagtggaaatattttattaattgttttagtATCAGTTGTTGATCAGCTTAAAAttccaatgtttttctttctgaagCACTTGGCTACATCTGATGTTGTACTCACCACCAGTGTGCTGCCTATAACTCTGGAGGTCATCATCAAAGATGAAAGACAATTACCGCTGGTTGGTTGTATTACTCAGCTTTATTGTTTTGGTATTTGCAgttattttcaatgttttctcaTCGCCATCATGTCCTATGACCGGTATTTAGCTATCTGCAATCCATTACGTTATCCATCACTCATGAACTCTCAAATTTGTCTTCAGGTGATCATCGGGTTATATGTCTTCGTTTTTATTTTAGTGTCAAGTGAAATAATTGTGATATACAGATTAAATTATTGTGGCCTGAATTATATAGACCATTTTTTCTGTGACTTGGGGCCAGTTGTTGAATTGTCCACCTCAGACATTTCTGGCTTGATGCTCCAAGATTTTATTTCTTCGTCCATCGCCATATTTCTACCATTTGCTTTTATTAATACAACATACATCTGGATCTTAGCCACTATTCTGAAGATATCTTCTGCTTATGGGCGAAGAAAGGCGTTTTCAACTTGCAGTACCCATATGGCCACAGTTTGTACTTTCTATGGGACATTAATTGTCGTCTACATAGCACCATCTGACGAGAGCTCAAGCTACATGAACAAGTACAGATCGTTGTTGTATATTGTGGTGTCTCCACTGTTCAATCCAATCATATATAGTTTAAGAAACAATGAGATCAGGAGGGTTCTGCACAAAACACTGGTTAATTTTAGGACTTTTGCCTGGAAATAA
- the LOC140322252 gene encoding olfactory receptor 5G9-like yields MCEFNQTQVTHIKLLGFRGLYKFRFFLFFAFLLTYIMILSGNILIIVLVSVIDQLKIPMFFFLKYLAISDVLLTTTVLPVTLEVIIKDKVEIPLAGCITQLYSAGFFSSLQCFLFAIMSYDRYLAICNPLRYPSLMNAYICLQVIIGLYVFVFILVSSEIIVIYRLNYCGLNYIDHFFCDLGPVVELSTSDISGLMLQDFISSSIAIFLPFAFIITTYIWILVTILKISSANGRRKAFSTCSSHMATVCAFYGTLIVVYMAPSDESSSYMNKYKSLLYIVVSPLLNPIIYSLRNNEIRRVLHKTLVKFRTFARK; encoded by the coding sequence atgtgtGAGTTCAACCAGACTCAGGTGACACATATTAAACTACTTGGATTTCGAGGTCTTTATAAATTCcgattttttctcttttttgctttccttttgaCTTATATAATGATACTAAGTGGAAATATTTTAATCATTGTTTTAGTATCAGTTATTGATCAGCTTAAAAttccaatgtttttctttctcaaGTATTTGGCCATATCCGATGtcttactgaccaccactgtCTTGCCCGTGACACTGGAGGTCATCATCAAAGATAAAGTAGAAATACCTCTAGCTGGTTGTATTACGCAGCTTTATTCTGCTGGTTTTTTCAGCTCTTTACAATGTTTTCTGTTTGCTATCATGTCCTATGATCGGTATTTAGCTATCTGCAATCCATTACGTTATCCATCACTCATGAACGCTTATATTTGTCTTCAGGTGATCATCGGGTtatatgtctttgtttttattttagtgtcaAGTGAAATAATTGTGATATACAGATTAAATTATTGTGGCCTGAATTATATAGACCACTTTTTCTGTGACTTGGGACCAGTTGTTGAATTGTCCACCTCCGACATTTCTGGCTTGATGCTCCAAGATTTTATTTCTTCGTCCATCGCCATATTTCTaccatttgcttttattattacaacataCATCTGGATCTTAGTCACTATTCTGAAGATATCTTCTGCTAATGGCCGAAGAAAAGCGTTTTCAACTTGCAGTTCCCACATGGCTACAGTTTGTGCTTTCTATGGGACATTAATCGTCGTCTACATGGCACCATCTGACGAGAGCTCAAGCTACATGAACAAGTACAAATCGTTGTTGTACATTGTGGTGTCTCCACTGTTAAATCCAATCATTTATAGTTTAAGAAACAATGAGATCAGGAGGGTTCTGCACAAAACACTGGTTAAATTTAGGACTTTTGCCAGGAAATAA
- the LOC140322253 gene encoding olfactory receptor 10A7-like: MCKGNQTEVTHFLLLGFQGLHELKILLFLVFLLVYIFIIFGNILIIVLVGDGDHLKIPMFVFLQHLATADVLLTTTVVPLMLNIIILNEKSISIRDCITQMHFIFTFGFVQCFFIAIMSFDRCLAIFNLMHYTSIMRPQICFRLIGGSWVLVVFISTEIILVGQLRFCGLNNIDHFFCDFGPTVELATSDTSLLLQVDLVVSVFMVFFPFAFTVLTYAIILFTILNMSSNSGRRKAFSTCSSHLTTVCAYYGTLITVSLNSAKQTSNNLNKFSSLLYIVVTPLLNPIIYSLRNHEIKRTLQISFRLFKINN; encoded by the coding sequence aTGTGTAAGGGCAATCAAACTGAAGTAACGCATTTCCTACTTCTTGGGTTTCAAGGTCTTCATGAATTAAAAATTCTGCTCTTCTTAGTGTTTCTGCTGGTctatattttcataatatttggAAATATCCTCATAATTGTCTTGGTGGGAGATGGTGATCATCTCAAGATTCCAATGTTTGTCTTCCTTCAACATCTGGCCACTGCAGATGTCCTACTAACCACCACTGTGGTGCCATTGATGCTAAATATCATCATATTAAATGAAAAGAGCATTTCTATCAGAGACTGCATCActcaaatgcatttcattttcacttttgggtttgtgcagtgtttttttattgctataatgTCATTTGATCGATGCCTGGCTATTTTTAATCTGATGCATTACACTTCAATAATGAGACCTCAAATTTGCTTTCGTTTGATTGGAGGGTCTTGGGTTTTGGTCGTTTTCATATCAACTGAGATCATTTTAGTAGGCCAGTTGCGTTTTTGTGGCCTCAACAACATTGACCATTTCTTTTGTGACTTTGGACCGACGGTAGAGTTAGCTACTTCGGATACCTCCCTTTTATTGCAGGTTGACTTAGTTGTTTCAGTTTTTATGGTCttctttccttttgcttttaCTGTCCTAACCTATGCCATAATTTTGTTCACCATTCTGAATATGTCCTCCAACAGTGGAAGAAGGAAAGCCTTCTCCACTTGTAGCTCCCACTTAACCACTGTATGTGCATATTATGGGACATTGATCACGGTGTCGTTAAACTCAGCCAAGCAGACCTCCAACAACTTAAACAAATTTAGTTCACTTTTGTATATTGTTGTCACTCCTCTACTGAATCCCATAATCTACAGCCTGAGGAACCATGAGATCAAAAGAACTTTACAAATATCTTTTAGGCTCTTTAAGATCAATaattaa